A section of the Phaseolus vulgaris cultivar G19833 chromosome 8, P. vulgaris v2.0, whole genome shotgun sequence genome encodes:
- the LOC137825710 gene encoding RCC1 domain-containing protein RUG3, mitochondrial, protein MKPIIRRHHHRHIATLTRRLRHSSVTPRLPLLYTADTTADNTVTLQVLSWGRGASGQLGGGVEETRLYPSPVANLAVPKSSFSLAQTSGRLPYAEKRRAPDVGLSCGLFHSSLVADGALWIWGKGDGGRLGFGHENSLFVPTLNPHLDNLRTLALGGLHSVALTSAGEVFTWGYGGFGALGHSVYHRELFPRLVKGSWEGTIKHIATSGTHTAAITESGELYIWGRDEGDGRLGLGPGRGPDHAGGLSIPCRVKELPYPVAAASCGGFFTMALTEDGQLWNWGANSNYELGRGDKTGGWKPRPVPSLENVEIIQIASGGYHSLALTGDGKVLSWGHGGQGQLGHGSVQNQKIPEVVEALSQEHIIYITCGGSSSAAVTDNGKLYMWGNANDSQLGVPGLPPVQPYPVEVKFLMDDDGLGPHKVLSVAIGASHAMCLALRESS, encoded by the exons ATGAAGCCAATTATCCGCCGCCACCATCACCGCCATATAGCCACTCTTACTCGCCGCTTGCGCCACTCCTCCGTCACCCCGAGGCTTCCTCTCCTTTACACCGCTGACACAACCGCTGACAACACCGTCACCTTGCAGGTCCTCTCATGGGGTAGAGGCGCCTCCGGCCAGCTCGGAGGCGGCGTGGAGGAGACGCGCCTGTACCCTTCTCCGGTGGCCAACCTGGCCGTCCCCAAATCCTCCTTCTCCCTCGCCCAAACCTCCGGCCGGCTCCCCTACGCGGAGAAGCGTCGGGCCCCCGACGTGGGCCTCTCGTGTGGGCTTTTCCACTCTTCGCTCGTCGCCGATGGGGCCCTTTGGATTTGGGGAAAAGGcgatggtggaagattgggctTCGGCCACGAGAATTCGTTGTTCGTGCCCACCCTGAACCCTCACCTCGATAACCTTCGCACTCTCGCCCTCGGGGGCTTGCACTCCGTTGCGCTCACATCAGCTGGCGAGGTCTTCACCTG GGGTTATGGTGGTTTTGGTGCACTTGGACACTCAGTATATCACCGAGAGTTATTTCCTAGGTTGGTAAAAGGCTCCTGGGAGGGAACTATAAAACACATTGCTACCAGTGGAACACATACTGCTGCAATAACAGAATCAG GAGAGCTTTATATCTGGGGTCGAGATGAAGGGGATGGTCGATTGGGCCTTGGTCCTGGTCGGGGCCCAGATCATGCTGGTGGACTTAGTATCCCTTGCAGGGTAAAAGAATTACCTTACCCTGTTGCTGCTGCTTCCTGTGGGGGATTTTTCACAATGGCATTGACTGAGGATGGACAGTTATGGAACTGGGGAG CCAATTCTAACTATGAACTTGGGAGAGGTGACAAGACTGGTGGTTGGAAACCAAGGCCCGTACCCAGCCTTGAAAATGTTGAAATAATTCAAATAGCAAGCGGTGGATATCACTCCCTAGCATTAACTG GTGATGGCAAAGTGCTCTCATGGGGCCATGGGGGACAAGGTCAGTTGGGCCATGGATCTGTCCAGAATCAGAAGATACCAGAAGTAGTTGAGGCTTTATCTCAggaacatattatatatattacatgTGGGGGTTCCTCGTCCGCAGCTGTGACGG ATAATGGAAAGTTGTACATGTGGGGAAATGCTAATGATTCTCAATTAGGAGTTCCTGGGCTACCACCCGTTCAACCATACCCTGTTGAAGTCAAATTCTTAATGGACGATGATGGATTAGGACCTCACAAAGTTTTATCAGTTGCAATTGGTGCTTCACATGCCATGTGTTTAGCTTTGAGGGAGAGTAGTTGA